The segment aatgaatgtataggtttgaggggtgtaatgaatgtataggtttgaggggtgtaatgaatgtataggtttgaggggtgtaatgaatgtataggtttgaggggtgtaatgaatgtataggtttgaggggtgtaatgaatgtattaggtttgaggggtgtaatgaatgtattatgtttgaggggtgtaatgaatgtattatgtttgaggtgtgtaatgaatgtataggtttgaggggtgtaatgaatgtataggtttgaggggtgtaatgaatgtaaaggtttgaggtgtgtaatgaatgtattagtttgaggggtgtaatgaatgtattatgtttgaggtgtgtaatgaatgtataggtttgagggtgtaatgaatgtataggtttgaggggtgtaatgaatgtataggtttgaggggtgtaatgaatgtattatgtttgaggggtgtaatgaatgtattatgtttgaggggtgtaatgaatgtataggtttgaggggtgtaatgaatgtataggtttgaggggtgtaatgaatgtattatgtttgaggggtgtaatgaatgtattatgtttgaggggtgtaatgaatgtatatgtttgaggggtgtaatgaatgtataggtttgaggggtgtaatgaatgtataggtttgaggggtgtaatgaatgtattatgtttgaggggtgtaatgaatgtttaggtttgaggggtgtaatgaatgtataggtttgaggggtgtaatgaatgtataggtttgaggggtgtaatgaatgtttatgtttgaggggtgtaatgaatgtataggtttgaggggtgtaatgaatgtttatgtttgaggggtgtaatgaatgtataggtttgaggggtgtaatgaatgtataggtttgaggggtgtaatgaatgtataggtttgaggggtgtaatgaatgtataggtttgaggggtgtaatgaatgtttatgtttgaggggtgtaattgCTATCCAACTCTCACCAAACATGTAGAAGACAGCTGGCCAGCCCAGACTGTGACAGATGAAGCCAGTGAGGGGCAGGGCTACAAAGGCCCCAAAGTTGGCCCCTGACCCCGAAAGGGTCATAAGCCGAGACCTCTCTAGAGGGGGAGCCCAGCGAGCCCACATGGCCATCATGGCCGGGAACGTCACCCCCTGAggacatacaaacacagagcgaTACACACTGATTTAAATGAACCATTCTTATGGCACTGAAATTGAAATTAACAATATACCTTGGTGTTTTACGGAAAAGATTGACCATATGGCTATATGTATACGATAAATACAGTTGTTTATACAATCAAATACTAATCAAGTTCATTTCTGATGACAGAATGAGATTGACCCCTACTCTGAACACATAAAGCCTCTTACCTCCCCAAAGCCCTCCAGTGCCCGTAAGCCAAACAGCCAGTAGGGTCCTAGCTGCGCTGCCaggggggtgaggagggtgagggctgCGGTGCCCAGCACCCCTCCCCCCAGGAAGATACTCCCCCCAAAGTGTCCGGCCAGGTAACCCCCGGGGATCTGCGTCACCAGGTAGCCAAAGAAGAACGCCCCTAGCAGCAGGCCCTGAGTCAGAGAATCCCACAAATACAGAGGTATCTGAGAGAGATAGACGTAAATGAACATTAGTGTTACGTATGAGTTTGTGAGTGTCTTCGCAtgtgcagtatgtccagtatgcaTGGATCATGTTTGTGTGAAGCCTATTTATGTACTGTAATATATGtgctataattaagcaataaggcctgagtgggggtgtggtatatggccaatatactacggCTATGGGCTGTTCTTATGCGCAACACAACgaggagtgcctggacacagcctttagctgtggtatattggccatatgtcACAAAcctccgaggtgccttattgctattataaactggttaccaacgtaaccAGATAAGTCAATAAATGTTTTGCCATACCattggtatacggtctgatataccacggctgtcagccaatcaacattcaggtctcgaaccacccagtttataaaataTGATATAATATGCATGTAGAGTATACTACTATAGGTCTTGTTGATACTTTGGGAAGAGCTGGTACTTACTCCATCTGGTTGGTCTGGGGTTTGGCTGCCATTGCCGTGGGAGGAAACTGGACACTCATGGCCACCTGAGCTGTTGAGAGATGGTTGGCTTTTGGTCCCATTGACCATGGCGACCATGGCAACACTTAGATTGACACGGAGACCGTAGACGATGGAGAATCCAAAGAACATCATGATGGCCAGATTGCAGCGTGCAGAGTAACATTGTGGAGGTACTGTTAGACACGACGACAACATGTACCCAATCACACCTCACAGTCTATCTGAAAACAATTTAAGATGACTGAAGATGACACTTAAAGATGACTATTTAGACAGTGCTTAGTAGTAAATCTACTCTAGCTAACAAGGAGTACATGACACTTAAATGACATATTTCACTAGCACACTGTTAGTTATGATGTAATAAGCAAAATCATAGGGGCAAATCCGAACTTCCACGTAGGTCAAATGTTCACTTAGTCCCCCACTGACATCAATGCCCCATACTGACAAAACACTTGATATGACTTCATTCAACAATCAGAAGGTTAGCATTACATAATGAAGTTACATTCATGCTGACTACGCAAAAGAGTAAACAAAACAAGTTAAGACACCTGAATCATCAACATCTACCACTTCTTTTTTAAGTAGGGGTGTAGTATCTCCACTCTCATCCAGTGGGGAGGAGTCGATGGAGTATCCATTTTGCAAAGCCATTGCAAACACCAGTCAGATGACGGCCAGAGAGGGGAATGAAGTGAGGGTGATCTGGGGTCATCTAACCATAGTGTCCTAAGAAAATCTGCTAGATAGAGAAACGGTAAGAGTCAGCATGAGCAATTGCTAGACATTCAGCCTCAtgcacgtatgcacacacacatacacacagacggGTTAAGACTACAGATACAGGCTGAACAAGCAtctcgctacacccgcaataacatctgttaaatatgtgtatgtgagcaatcaaattcgatttgatttggaTATGAGAATGACCATGACTAGGCAGGTCGATGGTCCTCACCGTGTTCAATGTAATTGGCCGAGCATACCAAGACAAAAAGTAGTTAGTTCCTTAGCTACAATAGCCAGACGACATCAATTTACTGACTTTAAAGAAATCCGTAGGAGATTGTGCAACAATGACAAGGAACGAGGAACGTAGAGAAAAAGGTTTGAACAATTACCACAAATTGGATTGGATGGACCAGGTAGTTATTCACTTGCGCTTATTGAGGTTCTAGACCTAGATCGTCGGACTGGAGAGCATCATATATACATTCTTCTTCttcagatgatgatgatggggatgatgatgCTCCAAATAGTTTAACGGTAGCTGGTGGTGTGGATTATCCCACGTTGACCCTGCAGGAAAAAAAACCAAGACGGGAAACAAATACCAGACTGTGAGTAATGGCCAACGTAAAGTCAGTCACAGACGCATGATTTCAATGCTTTTTCATGGCTACTTCTTTTAGTGCTGGACAAGTAGTATGCAGTACATCTGATCTCAGATGATAGGTCTTTCCACTAAATTAAATCAAGTAGTAGACTTGGCCTCCCTCCACTCAAACTGTGACTTGTGCAGACTGACCAAAAGCAGATGTGAACCTGGTGTATGTGCAGACAAACAAAACGTTCCCAGGTTACCATTGGAGGAACAGAGAATGTATGTTAAGCAGGTCAGCTGATGAGGGGGGTGGAATAGAATGAGGTGAAGTAATACCTCTTGACATGGTGTAGGTGAGATTTAAGGTGAATACAGTTTTTATTCAGGTTTGAGTGATTAACACAATGCTTAGCATATTTATGTTTTTCCTTTTCTGTAATATTCCGAAAACTAGAATGTCCTCAAAGTGGCAATTCATCATGATGATTACCAATGTTCTATTTGTGACACATTTGTTCATAAGTTGATGGTCACGAGATTTGTGACTGAATGTTATGGATTCTTCTCATATCGTTTGATAGTGATTGACACCAGAGCTCCTGAAGGTACAAGGACTGAGGACACATTGATTGTTATTGTATTGATGACATTATGCACACTGTATGATTCTGTAGCAGCTGGCAAAGTCACTGTCTTTTGTTTTGACGTCGTACAAGCCTCTCGGGATGATGTTTAGAGAACATTTGGTACTGTCGGATTAGaatataaagggcctgtctccaagaggcatGTTAGACAATTTCTCTGCTTCTGTGCCGGAGGCTTCTCCATGTTGCAATTTGTAACTAAACCAAAATTATTTTGTGATCAACGACTGCTCTACTTTTTCATTCACCATGACATTCCCATTACACATGGATAGACTCAAAAATATATGTGCAAAATCTATATGCGTGTTTACGATTCGGAGAAACCGGTAGTCACATGACCAAAAACGTATTTTTCTTTGGTGACGCGATTATGAATTTGCaccaatgactgtatatatgaattTGCACTGAAGTCTACAGCACAAGATACATGCAGCTAGTTTACACATTGCGCAACAAGCTGCTCCGTATGAGTTGGAAATCGATGGTTATTTCCCAAGTTCCTTCCTGGTTGCAATGTGACAAGTTATTTGCGCTCAGTGGTGGTCATTCCTGAACAGTAAGTAGCAGTTTATTGTGTAGTTTTCGTTTTTATCTGTGAAACACGACCAGCCAGAAATGTAGATAAGGCCAACTGTCAAGTTATGCTGGTGTCTAATGTAGCAAAGTAACCTAGCTAGCTCGTTTGTTATGAAAgtaagatataaaatatatattaacatatatatataactaggcaaattcttatttacaatgacggcctaggaacggtgggttaactgccttgttcaggggcagaacgacagatgtttaccttgtcggggattcgatctagcaacctttcggttattggcccaacgctctaaccactaggctatctgcagCCCCATAGTTACACATGATATGCAAACATGTCATAGACTCAGTCAGACCTTTTGGGAAAATGGGTAGTTGATGTTCATTCTGGCTTTGTTTTGTTCTTGTGAAGCTCACACAGCCATATTTTATGATTTGACAACATGGAAAACCCCTACCAAACAAGAATCCCAGCTTTAAAGGCATAATCTGTCAGTCCTTGCACTCATTGCTACCTCTATGCATCTGAGAGAAGATACATTTCCCCAGCCCCATTACTCAGTTTAAAAAAGAAAGTGGCAGGGCCAGGCTGTTGAAATAACATATTTGAACACATGTCCAGCAAATAACATCACACTCACACTGTCTTATCGTTCGTTCACTAACTTCCTGGACCTCTTCGTTACATTGATTTCAAGGTTCAAGATGACCACACTTCTTAGCTTGCTCCTCGGGGCTGGTCCACTCCTGTTACTTGCCCTAAACCCAGTACATGGATCCGACAATGCCACCCTCCCTCTGGTTCTGTGGCACGGAATGGGTAAGCACTTGAGATGCATAATGCAACAACATCATGTTTTCACATACAGCAGTGGGGTTTCGAAGATTGGCAGAGGAGCAAAACAAGGAACTGATGGCCACTTCCTATATTTGCATGTGTCCCTTAGATAAGTCATGATATGGCAGTTAGTGTATATGAATCGTTTTTTTACACCCAAAACTCTATATCAATCCATTTTTCACATTCAgttttttcatcagaaatgattgcttTTGAGTTGTCAGATTTTTGGAttcataatttattttattttatttttttgctaaaTGCTTTATATGTgttgtttagctggaatggacTGTTCGTATCCTGTaatttgactgtgatatgtggttgtctcacctagctatcttaagatgagtGCACttactgtaagtggctctggataagagcatctgttaaatgagtcaaatgtcaaatgtaaatgttttacatacaggctcatattactgtattgaaTAACACCTAAACATGTCACAAATGTATCAGTTCTTTATCCATTTGTTTTgagttatttgttacattttaCTGTATAAATCCTAGTACTACTTAATTTTCTGAGAGTGAGGTGGATATGTAACATTTAGCAAAAAACACAATttgtctgtcattgaacaacaCCGTGcaatgattagatagtgaaaaaacacaccaatctctttCATAATTTCTTGAAACAACAAAACCAAACCAatcaacatttctgaaaatagcATTTTGGAATGAAGCTCTTCATATAGAGAATCTGGGTTCTTGTTTCGGCGTGTACATAGGAGACAGCTGTTGCAACCCTCTCAGCATGGGCTCCATAAAGAAGATGGTCGAGGAAACCATCCCTGGAATTGACGTCCTGTCACTAATGATTGGCAAGACTGTCATTCAGGTACTTTCCAATCTGTGGTGGACAGGTGACCGGTGTGAATGCTTTGCCTTTGCTCCAGCCAAGCCTGATTCTACTAATGAAAGCTTTGATTGAATTTCATAAGTAGAATTGGGTGTATTACTGCAAGTATCTTAGTGGtcaagagtgttgggccagtaattgaaaggtttctggtttgaatccccgagccatCAAGttggaaaaatctgccgttctgccattaatgcaccccccccccagaagacacatttcagttgaatgcattcaattgtgcaactgactaggtatcccctttccctactGTGtggctggagcaaaagcctgcatCCATACCAGCCCTTGCAGGCTAAAATCACTCACCCGTGACCTATTCTTTGAGATGTGGTGTTTCTGTTTGTCAACACTCTTACTGTCCCAACATGAACATCCTCATATCTACCCCATCAGGACACAGAGAATGGTTTCTTCATGGAtgtcaatgagcaggtgtccatggTGTGCAGCCAGCTGGCCCAGGATCCCAAACTGAAGGATGGCTACAATGCCATGGGCTTCTCCCAGGGAGGACAGTTCCTGTAAGTAGTGTCTCTGGGTCCGTACTCACAAAGCCTCTCAGAATGCTTTTTGAATGTTTATTTTTTGCATGAATTAGAGCTGCTGTATGTGCCAATTCCAGCCCAACACTTGCACACTTATTCAACCAATGTAGTTAAACCAGGTGTCTTAGAGCTGAGGTGGATCAAAAGCCTGCAGAGTTGCCCAAAGTAAAAGTACTTTATACATGAGACAAGAAGCTGTAATTCTCAGTTCACCCCCCCCAGGAGGGCAGTGGCACAGCGCTGTCCATCTCCTCCAATGAAGACCCTGATCTCTGTTGGGGGACAACAACAAGGTAACAGCACCATGGCAACAGTGACATAATCTCTTGCCTTGTCTCTTTTCATTGTCTTTCATCCACTGCCTGACAGTTTAAATGATCCCATTCTCCACATTCACAGGGGTGTATGGTCTCCCTAAATGCCCTGGAGAAAGCTCCCATATCTGTGACTGGATTCGCAAGAAACTCAACTCAGGAGCCTACACCGATATTGTGCAAAAACAGTGAGTGTAGAATTTCTTTACAACTCAAAAACAGCGAGTGTAGACTATATTTCAACTCTTTCAGAGTGCAATTCTTATGTTTGAGACGAATCAGCAATATCCAGATCAACAGTATGTTATGACATAGTTACTGTACGTTTTGAGACGATGTACAAAGAGAAAGGGCTTTGTGTATTGTGTGGTTGTTATCCAGTGAGTCATTTGGAATCCTTGTCTTTATCAGCTTGGTGCAGGCACAGTACTGGCACGACCCACTGAATGACAACCTGTACAAAAAGCACAGCCTCTTCCTGGCTGATATCAACCAGGAGCGGGTTAGTATGGCTCTAGTATGGTGTTAGTATATATTTTCAGAATCAGACGTTATTTGATTGCTCCATACAGGGCTGTTTATATTCAATATTCTCCTGAGAACTCTCCATCGCTGTATtccaattccattccattcatctGCTGCCTTTCACCCCATAGGTGGTGAACGAGACTTACAAGAAGAACCTCCAGCTGCTGGACAAGTTTGTGATGGTCAAGTTCTtgcaggacagtgttgtggatcCAGCGGACACTGAGGTAAATACTGGACACATTGTGACAACCTCTCTTGCTGTACTGTCCTCCTCCTACACTGTAATTACTGATGCTAATAGGCAATATGTATTTTGTATGCAATCTATTTGTTATAGTGGTTTGGTTTTCTGAAAGCGGGTCAGGCAAAAGAGACCGAGACGCTTCAGGAGAGTGTTCTCTATAAAGAGGTAAAACCCCCATCATGTTTAGTCATCTTCAAACACAGACAtgtacactatacagtatatacaaaagtatgtggacagcccttCAAATGAATGGTtttggctatttcagtcacaaCCGTTGCTGACAACCAAAATAATCAAGCACACCGCcattcaatctccatagacaaacactggcagtagaatggccttcctAAAGAGTTCAgttactttcaacgtggcactgtcataggatgtcacctttctaCCAAGTCAGggcgtcaaatttctgccctgctagagctgccccggtcaactgtaagtgctgttattgtgaagtggaaatgtctaggagcaacaacagttcagccgcgaagtggtaggcccacaagcttacagaacaggaccgccaagtgctgaagcacgtaccGTGTAacaatggtctgtcctcggttgcaacactcgctacagaattccaaactgcccctggaagcaacatcagcacaataactgtttgtcgagagcttcatgaaatgggtttccatggctgagcagcctcacacaagcctaagatcaccatgcgcaatgccaagctttggctggagtggtgtaaagcgcgCCGCCATTGAACTTTGGAGCAGTGTAAAtgagttctctggagtgatgaatcatgcttcaccatctggcagtccgatggacaaatctgggtttggcggatgccaggagaaaactacctggaccaactccatattaatgcccataacTTTGGAATCATTCCAAAGATGCATGACAAGCAGGTGTACACAATTTCTCATGTATTCGACTCATATTGTAATGTGATATGACGTGGAATTTATTTTCAGGATCGTCTGGGACTGGCAGCGATGGATGCAGCTGGAAAGCTGGACTTCCTGGGTACAGAAGGAGATCACCTCCAGTTCACCAGGGAGTGGTTCAATGCCAAACTAGTGCCTTACCTGCGCTAAATACACCTAGCTACCTTCGCTCTGACACTTAAGTTGGCATGGGCACAACTATTGCACTGATCATTCCTATCATATCAATACCGTCCTGCTGATGAATCTAATGCACAATTTATGATTTTTAAAACCCCGATTTTACCCAGTTAATGTACTACCACAGAAAATTAAGTTAGTCTTAATTGGTTCCCAGAGATGCATGGTGGTCTAACTGGGGGATGTGTATTAAAGTTTACATTTGATCATTTTTTGTTTAGCACTATTTTGGAATAAAAATGTACATTATAAAACTTAACGGGTAGTGCGTGTAATGGTAAATAACAAACTAATGTTAGATAATCACTGGTTCTGGACTGGGCTAATATTCATTAAGTTTCCCCAGCTCTCCTTGTGAAAAGTGGTAAACAATGGTCTCTGGGAAAATTAGCCAAACATAAGGGCACATCACAAATCGCATTCCATATTCAGCCTGAAGCAGATGGAGAAAATCACCCAAGACTGATTTCTTATAATTATTTTATTGCAACATTTGTCTTCCAGTACTGATGAGCAAAATGTTGATTCTTGACCCAAATAAAGAGGCAAAAGAAACTCCACAGAGCATGACCGCTACAACAGGATAACCACAGATGTAGACAAGAGTGGCTAGGTGGATTGATGTGTAGGTGATGGCGACAGTGGAGTTAAGACAACTCTAGCATTAAAAAGAAATGTATACACAGATCGTTACAACAGTCATTCAGAGCGGTAACCCCAAACTTAGCCAATAATGATTCTTCAAGAATATGTTTGTCTTTTCTTCTCTAGAACCACTCACTTCCAGCTTGTGCTGAAGTCAAGTCACTCACCACATACTTCCATCATTCTCCCCCTTTCTTTGCCACCGTTCACCTCCATATGTCTCAATAATATGGAATGTTAATTTAAAAATGCTAAAGGGAATGTTTTGGGAACTAAACCTTtttgattttttaatttttaaagaCAGTGATCCTGCACGCAACTCGTCATTTCACCGATTTAAGAGCGATGACATATCATAGTTAATCAATCCCTATGAAATGTTAATAATGTCGCCTGTAAAGAGGGGCTTGGTTGTACATGTGCTTCACGGATGAATTGCATAAATGAAACAAACCTTCGACTCCTGGACTCCTGaacacctgccccccccccccgaccaGAGGGGAAATGGGAACCCTATTAAATGATAGGTTGAAGGAAACAGGAAGCATAGCCTGATTGGCATAGGAGTTTAAACCACAGAGAAGGTGTGATAAATAAACATAAGTGGGAGCAAGGCTTTTATCATTTGCTGGAATGTACAGATCAAATCAGAAATGATCCTGGTTGTTGGCAAACTCATTTGAATGCACTCACTGGCCATGAGGATAACCAAATCGAATAACAAGCTGCTCCCTGCAATTGGCTGAAGGAACGCTCCAGATAAAGCAAGCAGTCCTCTCATTGGCTGAAGGAAGAAACAGCTAAAGCTGTGATTGGCGGATAGGAAAACATTTTGGGCTAGGTTGGCATCTCAGTCTACTTTGTGGTTTGGTTAGCTGGTTGGTCGGTCGATCAGTCAGGTAGGCATTTTCAAAGGGGAGGCTGTTACGAGTGCTGGCTGCCCCTCTATCCAGCGATCTCTGTACAAGTGGTGACTAGCTTCTTGCCATCCCAGACAGTCTTGAACTGCTCAGGAACAGGGATCTCagtctaagagagagagagacaaaggagaaaACGTTAGTTTATCATCAACATTTCCACATAACACGTATTACTATGCCACCTAGACGCCCCAAATTCCCCCATAAATGTACTCACATAGTCTCCATCTTTACCAGGTACCAGCACGTTCATCTCTGAGCTCTTGGCGCTGACGATCTCACACTCCAGTGAATCTTTGCTCAAGTACACGTGGCAACCGTCAGTCTTGTTGATGGAGATGGTGGGCACCTTGCCCAAGACCTAAACACACCAGATAGAGTTAAAGCTGCAATGTCATTTTTGGGCAAcacaaccaaattcacatagataTGTAATTCTCATTGAAAGAAAGTCTAAGCAGCCATATATCTGTTCTATGTATgcaatttctatgcttcccattaaGTTATATTTGTGTGTCTTATACTTTCGTTTTTGTACaccagcggtttagatggtacaatgattctttGCACTAAAGTTGCTCGTTTCGTCACAAACCGAAATTATAATTTTATAGCAACCAGGAAATAGCAGAGCGGTGTCTGCATAGAGCACCTTTAAGAGTGAATCAACTACAATTAAATCATCTGTTGGGTACAGTGCATAGATAAAACAGCCACAACAGTTTGGAAAACATGCACAGTACTAGTCACATTGGAGACTTAATATGTAAATGGTAATGAGACAAAAGCTGATGTGATCTTCTGTTGTCTCCCTTGTGCCAGGCCTTTTCACACAGTGTCCATTTCCGCATGAATCCATTTGAAAAATACACACCTGGACCTTGACGTCCCTGCAGTTGATAACCTCGATAATGCCCACAACATCGTCAAAGACCAGGCCCAGTTTCTTACAGTTGTCTGCAAGAAAGGAATCATATTAACAAATGCCCTTCGTTAGCCTTTTAATTTGTTCACGCACGGGCACAGGAACTTGGGGTCCGCCCTTACCTAAAGTGATGGAGTTAATCTTGCCCTTGATCTGCAGGGTGCTGTTGTTACACTTGAAGGCGTACACCACTTGCTTGAGCTCTGTGTCACTGATCACCAGGCCCTGGACACCCTCCTGGTTCTCCTATAGGTCATCACACAGGAGGGAGAGCTGTTAGGAGTTAGGGAGAAAATATACTGTCTTGGGGCTGTCATGATCAGTGCGTGCTAAACCCGTGCATTCAGTTTTCAGCTGCAAACCAACAGTCCACTTATCTGAAATAC is part of the Oncorhynchus gorbuscha isolate QuinsamMale2020 ecotype Even-year linkage group LG09, OgorEven_v1.0, whole genome shotgun sequence genome and harbors:
- the LOC124043624 gene encoding palmitoyl-protein thioesterase 1-like, producing MTTLLSLLLGAGPLLLLALNPVHGSDNATLPLVLWHGMGDSCCNPLSMGSIKKMVEETIPGIDVLSLMIGKTVIQDTENGFFMDVNEQVSMVCSQLAQDPKLKDGYNAMGFSQGGQFLRAVAQRCPSPPMKTLISVGGQQQGVYGLPKCPGESSHICDWIRKKLNSGAYTDIVQKHLVQAQYWHDPLNDNLYKKHSLFLADINQERVVNETYKKNLQLLDKFVMVKFLQDSVVDPADTEWFGFLKAGQAKETETLQESVLYKEDRLGLAAMDAAGKLDFLGTEGDHLQFTREWFNAKLVPYLR